In one Butyrivibrio proteoclasticus B316 genomic region, the following are encoded:
- a CDS encoding SDR family oxidoreductase, with translation MKVVLAGAFGNLGADIFRSLVKEGHEVVALDMMTRDIGVDEKAYTFKKVDVTKPETLKGTCDGADVVITTVGLTKGSATVSNYDIDYQGNLNILNEAKAAGVKRFTYISVIKADKAPKVPMLHAKYLFEEELKKSGLTYVIHRPTGYFYDIVKVFRPMIEKGEVTLLGKKPVHANVISTEDFGEFIVKHMLDDNKSYNVGGKETYSYEEIANMCFEAAGKTPVIKRAPAWLFDVLAFVNKLKKNGKEAILRFSKWTLTEEMVGDTTYGEMSFKQYIKDNFTK, from the coding sequence ATGAAAGTAGTACTTGCAGGCGCTTTTGGAAATCTTGGCGCAGATATTTTCAGATCACTTGTCAAAGAGGGACATGAAGTAGTGGCTCTGGATATGATGACAAGAGATATTGGGGTTGATGAGAAAGCATATACATTTAAAAAGGTTGATGTAACCAAGCCTGAAACTCTTAAAGGAACATGTGATGGTGCAGATGTTGTTATCACAACAGTAGGTCTTACAAAAGGATCAGCAACAGTATCTAACTATGATATCGACTATCAGGGAAATCTTAATATTCTGAATGAGGCTAAGGCCGCCGGTGTTAAGAGATTTACCTATATCTCAGTTATCAAAGCAGATAAGGCTCCAAAGGTTCCTATGCTTCACGCTAAATATCTTTTTGAAGAAGAGCTTAAAAAGAGTGGCCTTACTTATGTAATCCACCGTCCAACAGGATACTTTTACGACATTGTTAAGGTATTCCGTCCAATGATAGAAAAAGGAGAGGTTACACTCCTTGGTAAAAAACCGGTTCATGCAAATGTTATTTCAACAGAGGACTTTGGTGAGTTTATTGTTAAGCACATGCTTGATGATAACAAGTCTTACAACGTAGGTGGTAAAGAGACATATTCTTATGAAGAAATTGCCAATATGTGCTTTGAAGCCGCTGGCAAGACACCGGTTATAAAAAGAGCTCCTGCTTGGCTTTTTGATGTTCTTGCATTTGTTAACAAGCTCAAAAAGAATGGCAAAGAGGCTATTTTAAGATTTTCAAAGTGGACACTTACTGAGGAGATGGTAGGAGATACCACTTATGGAGAAATGAGCTTCAAACAGTATATAAAGGACAATTTTACTAAATAA
- a CDS encoding TetR/AcrR family transcriptional regulator has translation MHQILNNGYAKTTIRSVANGCNIAVGTLYNYFKSKDELIVSFMLEDWEQCVSVITAIQDSDPEAFLRQAHSALDKFIRKYERLFSDEDAQRVFSDVISKRQVQFKARIAQLIARAVENSDYDDIEFLTLHIAESIIRWTMANIPFDKQYSIIKKLV, from the coding sequence ATGCATCAGATCTTGAATAATGGCTATGCCAAGACAACTATCAGATCAGTAGCCAATGGATGCAATATTGCAGTTGGAACACTCTACAATTATTTCAAATCCAAGGATGAGCTTATAGTTTCCTTCATGTTAGAAGACTGGGAACAGTGCGTTAGCGTAATAACAGCAATACAGGACTCTGATCCGGAGGCATTCCTGAGGCAGGCTCACTCAGCCCTTGATAAATTCATCAGGAAGTATGAGAGATTGTTTTCTGATGAAGATGCTCAGAGGGTTTTTTCGGATGTGATATCCAAGAGACAGGTTCAGTTCAAGGCGCGAATTGCACAGCTGATAGCAAGAGCAGTAGAAAACTCTGACTACGATGATATAGAGTTTCTTACGCTCCATATAGCAGAATCAATTATCAGATGGACTATGGCAAATATACCTTTTGATAAACAGTATTCGATCATAAAAAAACTCGTGTGA